GGTGGTGTTCTTAATATGTGGGTATTCTTTCTCTCGTAAACCGAAATCGTAATGTAAGAAGATTCCGTTACAGGTGTCGACTTCCTTAGGCAGAATGAGGTGAGGAGATTGCCATTATCCTGAGTGTTACCAATCTGAATTAAGAAACAGCAGGAGCCGTGACATACATTGCACCCTCGTATCCTTGATTTGTTGCTGGTTTCAATGTGATGAAGAATCGAGATTTAAACTGTTCGATGTTTTGAGTCATTACAACTGTTGATTGTTAGTTAACTACTAACCATTAAGAATGTGACAGTCGATATTTTTGTTATGTATCTGGACCGAATTAGTAATGCTTGTAGCTAAAATAAGGAAGAATTACTTTCGTTACAAATGAATCTGAAGTTGGGTGTTTTATTATCCATAAAATCAGATACTGTTGGTTTTCCATCAGTTCAACGACCTACACGATCTTCAATTTCCAAATTATGGTTCAAAAGATTTTAAAACTTAGGCGCTATTCAAACATTTAATAAAACTATTTCTAATGCAAAAAAGGAACCATGCACAAGTAAATTCTtctaaattatttttattaacttctcATCAAAGGATCTATGTTACACAAACTCTAAGACACAGAACAAAAGAACGTACAGTGGATCAAGCAACTGTAATTTCATCTGCAATAGCCAAGTCCTCGACAAAATGTGCTTTGGGCTCCAAATCTATGAACTGGTTTGACTGGCTTGCTAGATGTGCGATACTGACCCTTCCTTCGCGCTTAATATAGTCGGCAACTGCCTGCATTTCTTCGTGAGAGATGTATATGTATTTTCCTCTATCGTCCATCACACCAGATAATCTCCCTGCATCAAGAGAATTCTTTTATAGGGAGTTAAAAAACATGACTGTGGTTATGCAGGTAACAGAAACCAGTAGACATATATGGAAAACTAAGACGAAAACTGAAGTTACATACTCTCATTAATTAAAATAGACTTTTTAATGGTCACGAGACAGTATGAGACAAATGAAAGAAACATAATAGGAGAGTTATCATACCCATATCTTCCAGTGAGGTGATCCGATTAATACAGTCCTGTAGTGTAAATAAGATAGTATGAGTATCACTAAGCCCATAACAAAAGAGATTCGGAACTATTTAATAGAGGTGGTAAATGAGTGGGGCCGTGGGGGAGGCGGGTTGGGTAACAGGTCAAAACAAGTAACTTTAGTACAACCCAAGTCGGGTTATGTCCCCAAGCAACTGTTTATATTAAAAATCATATAGAGCAAGCTTTCTTATTTcaataaaaattttaaacaaagtAGTTTAAAATACTTAGGTAACAAAAACACTTTAGTGACTTCCAATCTCATTTATTAGTTCCTTCTTCACCGAAGTTTTTTGATAACTATATAACCAATTACAGACAAAACATAACCCTAATTGGCCCATTATAAGTAGTAAATAGGTATAAATTGCCACCTCTACTATTAACTCTAGCGTTATAAGTTATTGAGATCAGAATATATATTAATCACTCCAAAAAGAACAAAGAAACTTCAAAACAAACGAAAAAATAATGAGTAAGGAGCACCTGAGTCCGTAGCTTGAATTCTGCAGCAAGATCTTCCAATGGAACGCATTTCTGTTTCTGCAAGTTCATAAAAACATAACAGTTAATTACAATGCAGATCATTAAGTTTTCCACTGACAAAATAATGCAACCATTAAATAAAGGTCCCTTTCATTACTACTAATGGGGGTATCAATCATAAATGAAGAGATAAGAGATATTTAGGACCAAAGTTTAAAGATATACCTTGATATACTCAACAAAATCAAAAAGTAAACCCTGGGTTCCATCTTGGACTTCATTTTCCGTAGTACCTTCAGCATCTATTGAAAATTCTCCTTTCCACTTCTCAAATTCTAACGCCGCAGCTTCCTCCTCCTTGGCCTTTCGGGCTGCAGCTTCTTCTTCCTGAATTAACAAGTCAAACTTCTTTAACAAAAAATCCAGCAATTAAATAACCATGAAAAACAGAGGTGGTATGTTCAGTCCATTTTCTTATAGATAGGTCCATTCAGGTTTGTTTTATCTCAATTCAGCCAAATGGGTGACTGGCTGAAAAGAAAATAAGCCATACGACTCAAGGTTAGCCCATTTTGTAACAGTCATATATTAGTGTAATCATATTTACCATAAGTTTGTAATAACAGACTTGGATAAAAATATATCAGGTTATCAACTTTTATACCAACCCAACCTGATCGTTTTCAACTGGTCCTATAAGGTTCCTGTTTTCCAACCCACTAACAATTCATCTTTAAACCTCTGGTGAAAGATATGCACAGATAGAATATGAAACTAACCAGCATACGCTCTTTTGCTTCATGTTCCTCATCCTTTCTCCTACGTATCTCTGCATAACGATCTTGTTTTGTGTTTCTTGACTCCCTTGCAGCCTCTTCAGCCTTCATGTTAAAATTAAGAAAATAACATATAGAAATTCAAGAATTTTACAAAGTAATCTGAAAATTCTCCTAAAAATGTAGGAAGGATCCTCCATTACAGTAAAAAAAATGTCACATAAGCTTTCAAATGTAAACACATTGACGAGAGTTGCTAACTAATATATCAGCACCTGTCGTTGTGCTTGGCGCTCCTCTTTCTTCCTTCCTTTCTTCTTTGATGCCTTTGCAGTATAATATTCGCCTTCAACAGCTTCCTCATCACTTCCATCTTCAGTTTCGACTTCAATGCACACCGGTGTCAAATTGTCAATAACTACCTATTTCATTACTAGGCTCTGCTATATCTTAACATATACAGTGCACAACAAGACAAATTCAAAGTAACTAAGCTGTAAGTACGGTAGCACAACACAAACCTTCTACAGTTTGAGGAGCAGAAGACGTGCTGGCAGCAGAAGTATTCCGTCTACGCATCCTACTGCGAGTACCACTAGGCCGCACAACAGTTTCTCTCTGTGGCGCCTGCTTACATTTTGAGATTTTAAAATAAACGCTCTATACCTCAGACAACAGAGTAAATAATAACTTTAATCTATACAATCCCAAACACAACAGAGTTTAATTGAAACCCTAACCTGAGGTTGTTCTTCATGTTCATCATGAGACGACGAAACCTGAATGCGTCTCCACAGGTAAATCGGAATTAAAGCAACAATAAGAAGCATTGAAATGATTGCTACAATTACATCCTCCATTTTGTCTGCTTAAATTAACAATTTTAGATATCAATTAGTTTCCGTACAATCAACAGTAATCGATGGTGCATTCATCTGGATCAATTAAACTACAGTAAAGTTCAATCACGGAATTATAATCAAGTTATTACAAGTTGTGTAGCATATACAAAACAATTGATCATAAGTACAGCATAGATAATGAATTATGAAGAATAGATAAGTATAGGGACGAACAATATTACAAACCCTACCTTGATACAATCACCGCAAACAAAGATATTAGCAGTAGGAGGTTATGAATTTGAGTAGTAGCTTTGTCGTTTTGATTATGAGCTTCAGAAAAGTTTACGCCCAATTTGGCAGAAACGTGTTCGGGTGAAAACGGCAATCGGGTCCATCGACCGGTTTTTCTAGCAAATATGGAGTGACAATTTCTCCGGATCCGATTTGGTAATAATTTGGATAATTTTGTCCAACCCGTTAGTAAAAAAGCCTGGTTAAATATTGGACTCGAATAGTCCTTCAATTTCAAACGTTTATTAGTAGCCCAACAAGTTTCTATTTTCTTTACTATATATAAGTATGTTAAGCATGTACTCAACGATCTTACATTTTATCTTAAAAAAAGtgcatatattaatatttttacttattTTTCTAATCGTCAATATAATATATATGGTGATTAAGATATACA
The window above is part of the Rutidosis leptorrhynchoides isolate AG116_Rl617_1_P2 chromosome 1, CSIRO_AGI_Rlap_v1, whole genome shotgun sequence genome. Proteins encoded here:
- the LOC139885973 gene encoding DDRGK domain-containing protein 1-like, which produces MEDVIVAIISMLLIVALIPIYLWRRIQVSSSHDEHEEQPQAPQRETVVRPSGTRSRMRRRNTSAASTSSAPQTVEVETEDGSDEEAVEGEYYTAKASKKKGRKKEERQAQRQAEEAARESRNTKQDRYAEIRRRKDEEHEAKERMLEEEAAARKAKEEEAAALEFEKWKGEFSIDAEGTTENEVQDGTQGLLFDFVEYIKKQKCVPLEDLAAEFKLRTQDCINRITSLEDMGRLSGVMDDRGKYIYISHEEMQAVADYIKREGRVSIAHLASQSNQFIDLEPKAHFVEDLAIADEITVA